A DNA window from Magnetococcales bacterium contains the following coding sequences:
- a CDS encoding DUF4338 domain-containing protein: MIVSVQPKLTGVAAERYLAMARTLARAPLTTEQDREALLSAELRWATSHPMVGEDRYAFMAAVRVLLDLERLGWKIREDGYGIELYSVPSRRHGLNPEEILEEKKKTKEVFRPAVEAQLRDPAVRAFIQRMEAPTPKTGKKSITGLIAEGAELHARLLGAQARQGEDRDSSLSTVIRPYLQLVTSEGVDEHTGHFLREIWRYFRHTWAIPQFSTPGRQLLYLVRDAAHPNHAVMGIIGLTNTALQMGVEREKDLCWNLEALSERFGKSAREGRLTAEYEWMETQLAAAIEDVHAEGLASPEEITHPKPALISLLRRKAKEFDLLRDETLKELARLRSGNDGPLLLVEDGEALELGSDHPPVDDEVLNLEAKPFKSPTMQKARRHLVARKRAALLADLLHARLTLLTHRDNLQNPERFLAVLAREEVRLALQTVLDAIKSRYAGVNMLEISTCGAIPPYNHILGGKLAALLLYSPQIGDDYRRQYSGASIISSQIKNAEVYRDNPLVYLGTTSLYAQGSSQYERVRLPAGTISEQQPELRFRRLGLTAGFGTLQFLSETRNAVEEFLRHQKKFKDVNSIFGEGPSPKLRLLVAGLRELGFPPDALMRHNRQRLIYVTALAPQAVDFLNNRPVELPDYLARPQDFRRAGERVVNYWVTRWLAPRLRHVPSMTALMMSGSWKLSDRLPTLEDQENTAAMPPSPPSPESSAHPGTPGMSVSFWRQLAEAGPKITSDSLSEPEFDRLHVQLAVEDFIAEQVRQGVSLFLTGNAGDGKTHVLRRLASELRQQGAVVIEDATATMRKGSIAPVRDRWREAVSAKKPFCIAINEYPLHLLRSDARETLPSLAEELDRQCRNRLVYGESSDAEKARNGLLVIDLSLRNPLSQGISGQMLNRILSDLSQGISGQMLNRILSDPTLEQITAESVPLPKRHLEKLRDERVRKRVLNVFDRLVEVGVRTTMRELWIILARMVLGYRWDVSHPLGEGLKYGYSEVLFSSDPRFMVTEKLHETDPSGHSHPVWDALLGSVPSWLIAVTQPYQTR, from the coding sequence ATGATCGTTTCCGTTCAACCAAAATTGACGGGTGTCGCCGCCGAACGTTACCTTGCCATGGCGCGTACCCTGGCCCGCGCCCCACTCACCACGGAACAGGATCGGGAGGCGTTGCTCTCGGCGGAGCTTCGTTGGGCCACCAGTCACCCCATGGTCGGAGAGGATCGTTACGCCTTCATGGCGGCGGTTCGTGTCCTCCTGGACCTGGAAAGGCTGGGATGGAAGATCCGTGAAGATGGCTACGGCATTGAATTGTATTCCGTCCCATCGCGACGACATGGCCTCAACCCTGAAGAAATCCTTGAAGAAAAGAAAAAGACAAAGGAAGTCTTTCGCCCGGCGGTCGAGGCCCAGCTTCGCGATCCCGCTGTACGTGCTTTTATCCAGCGCATGGAGGCTCCAACACCCAAGACCGGCAAAAAATCCATCACCGGATTGATCGCTGAGGGCGCGGAATTGCATGCCCGCTTGCTCGGTGCTCAGGCACGCCAAGGCGAAGATCGGGATTCGTCCCTTAGCACCGTCATTCGTCCCTATTTGCAATTGGTCACGTCGGAAGGGGTTGACGAGCATACGGGGCATTTTTTGCGGGAAATCTGGCGATATTTCCGCCATACCTGGGCCATCCCACAATTTTCCACACCCGGTCGGCAACTGCTCTACCTCGTGCGAGACGCCGCCCATCCCAATCATGCGGTGATGGGAATCATCGGTCTGACCAACACTGCCCTGCAAATGGGCGTGGAACGGGAAAAAGACCTGTGCTGGAACCTGGAAGCACTCTCGGAACGATTTGGAAAATCCGCCCGTGAGGGGAGATTGACCGCAGAATACGAGTGGATGGAAACACAACTCGCCGCCGCGATAGAAGACGTTCATGCGGAAGGGTTAGCATCACCCGAAGAAATCACCCATCCCAAACCAGCGTTGATTTCCCTTTTGAGGCGCAAGGCAAAAGAATTCGACCTCTTGCGCGACGAGACTCTGAAGGAATTGGCTCGGTTGCGATCCGGCAACGATGGGCCCCTGCTTCTGGTCGAAGACGGGGAAGCGTTGGAGCTTGGCAGCGATCACCCGCCGGTAGACGACGAGGTGCTGAATCTGGAGGCCAAACCCTTCAAGAGTCCCACTATGCAGAAAGCGCGTCGGCATTTGGTGGCCCGCAAGCGGGCGGCCCTGCTGGCCGACCTGCTCCATGCCCGTCTTACCCTGCTCACCCATCGAGATAATCTGCAAAACCCCGAACGTTTTCTTGCCGTATTGGCTCGCGAAGAGGTGAGGCTTGCCCTGCAAACGGTGCTCGACGCCATCAAGAGCCGGTATGCGGGCGTCAATATGCTGGAGATCAGCACCTGCGGAGCCATTCCCCCGTACAATCACATTCTTGGCGGCAAACTGGCCGCTTTGCTCCTGTATTCGCCCCAGATAGGCGATGACTACCGCCGCCAGTACTCGGGAGCTTCCATCATCTCCTCCCAGATTAAGAACGCGGAGGTTTATCGCGACAATCCCCTGGTCTATCTCGGCACGACCAGTCTCTACGCCCAAGGCAGCAGTCAGTATGAACGTGTCAGACTCCCGGCGGGAACCATCAGTGAGCAACAACCAGAATTGCGTTTTCGCCGACTGGGGCTGACCGCCGGGTTTGGCACGCTTCAGTTTTTGAGCGAAACCAGGAATGCGGTGGAAGAATTCCTCCGTCATCAAAAAAAATTCAAGGACGTCAACAGCATTTTTGGCGAGGGTCCAAGCCCAAAGTTGCGTCTTCTTGTGGCCGGATTGCGCGAATTGGGCTTTCCACCGGACGCCTTGATGCGGCACAATCGGCAACGTTTGATTTATGTGACCGCGCTTGCCCCCCAGGCTGTGGACTTCCTCAACAACCGCCCGGTCGAACTTCCCGACTACCTGGCGAGGCCACAGGATTTCAGGCGGGCTGGTGAGCGTGTTGTGAATTATTGGGTTACCCGTTGGCTTGCGCCAAGGTTGCGTCATGTGCCAAGCATGACCGCTTTGATGATGTCAGGTTCCTGGAAGTTGAGTGATCGGCTCCCCACCCTGGAGGACCAGGAGAACACTGCCGCCATGCCTCCCTCTCCCCCATCGCCAGAATCTTCGGCGCATCCCGGAACACCGGGGATGTCGGTGTCCTTCTGGCGTCAACTCGCCGAGGCGGGGCCAAAGATCACCTCCGATTCTCTGTCTGAACCCGAATTCGACCGCCTTCATGTGCAATTGGCGGTGGAGGATTTCATTGCTGAGCAAGTCCGTCAGGGTGTCAGTCTGTTCCTGACTGGAAACGCCGGAGATGGCAAGACCCACGTATTGCGCAGGCTTGCTTCCGAACTACGCCAACAGGGCGCAGTGGTCATCGAGGATGCCACGGCTACCATGCGCAAAGGCAGCATCGCACCCGTGCGTGACCGCTGGCGCGAAGCTGTTTCCGCGAAAAAACCTTTCTGCATTGCCATCAACGAATATCCCCTTCATCTCCTTCGCAGTGATGCCAGGGAGACCTTGCCGAGTCTGGCGGAAGAACTTGACCGGCAATGCCGGAACCGATTGGTCTACGGGGAATCGTCAGATGCGGAAAAAGCGCGGAACGGATTGCTGGTGATCGATTTAAGCCTGAGGAACCCCTTGAGTCAGGGAATTTCCGGCCAGATGCTGAATCGCATCCTCTCCGACTTGAGTCAGGGAATTTCCGGCCAGATGCTGAATCGCATCCTCTCCGATCCGACTCTTGAGCAAATCACGGCGGAATCGGTGCCCTTGCCCAAACGCCATCTTGAAAAATTGCGGGATGAACGGGTGCGAAAACGTGTCTTGAACGTATTCGACCGGTTGGTAGAGGTCGGCGTCCGCACCACCATGAGGGAACTCTGGATCATCCTGGCGCGCATGGTGCTTGGATACCGGTGGGATGTTTCCCACCCTCTGGGCGAGGGGTTGAAATATGGATACTCCGAAGTTCTCTTCTCTTCCGACCCGCGATTTATGGTGACTGAAAAACTCCATGAGACCGACCCGTCTGGCCATAGTCATCCGGTGTGGGATGCGTTACTGGGTAGTGTCCCTTCTTGGTTGATCGCGGTCACACAGCCCTACCAAACTCGAAT
- a CDS encoding type II toxin-antitoxin system prevent-host-death family antitoxin — MEQRISLREANQHLARYIKAVEAGEEVIITRRGQPIARLMPLPRERVLSEEQQVARERTRMRMQQGYALGGEPISRDELHER; from the coding sequence ATGGAACAACGAATCAGCTTGCGTGAGGCCAACCAGCATTTAGCCCGTTACATCAAGGCGGTTGAAGCTGGAGAGGAGGTCATCATCACCCGGCGCGGACAACCCATCGCCCGTCTGATGCCTCTGCCCCGTGAACGAGTGTTGAGCGAAGAGCAGCAGGTGGCCCGCGAACGCACCCGGATGAGGATGCAACAGGGCTATGCCCTGGGAGGGGAACCAATTTCCCGGGATGAACTCCATGAACGGTGA
- a CDS encoding PIN domain-containing protein: MNGERYTLDTNILLYALDREADKKHTIASALLDQAVAENCVLMLQSLGEFFRAATAKGKMPVAEASDQVRDWLTLFQVQSAGPPTITKALRAVQDHGISFWDAMLWSCAKEAGCAMVVSEDFQHGRVLEGVRFHNPFLDASGSDEK; the protein is encoded by the coding sequence ATGAACGGTGAGCGGTACACCCTCGACACCAACATCCTTCTCTATGCCCTGGACCGCGAGGCAGACAAAAAGCACACCATCGCTTCAGCGTTGCTGGATCAAGCGGTCGCGGAGAACTGCGTGTTGATGCTCCAGTCTCTGGGCGAATTTTTCCGGGCAGCGACCGCCAAAGGCAAAATGCCTGTTGCGGAAGCCTCCGATCAGGTGCGGGACTGGCTGACTTTGTTTCAGGTTCAATCCGCCGGACCACCCACAATTACCAAGGCACTCCGTGCAGTGCAAGACCATGGCATTTCTTTCTGGGACGCCATGCTGTGGTCCTGCGCCAAGGAAGCTGGTTGTGCCATGGTGGTCAGCGAGGATTTCCAGCACGGGCGAGTGCTGGAGGGAGTCAGGTTTCATAACCCGTTTTTAGACGCTTCTGGTTCAGATGAAAAATAG
- a CDS encoding IS256 family transposase — MTPEDRMTLLTLAEKSGEPSFLRDLGEFVLQKLMEIEAEERCGAGRYDRSDERSNYRNGYRDRLLETRLGTMELKVPKLRKGSYYPSFLEPRKTTEKALVAVVQEAYVQGVSTRRVDELVQAMGMSGISKSQVSRLCAEIDERVRSFLDRPLAGEWPFLWLDATWLKVRRAGRIISVAATIAVAVNSQGQREIIGLKVGLSEAELFWTDFLRSLVGRGLTGVRLVVSDAHGGLKAAIGKVLGATWQRCRVHFMRNILACAPKSHADMVAAAVRTAFAQEDMESARRQWRSVADSLRGKFKEAARTMDEAEDDVLAFMGFPRKLRRQIHSTNTIERLNREIKRRTDVVGIFPNEEAIIRLTGAVLMEINDDWTVSRRYLSLEAIKESMNENGDAMTMLEAA, encoded by the coding sequence ATGACCCCCGAGGACAGGATGACATTGTTGACCTTGGCGGAGAAGTCCGGAGAACCGAGCTTCTTGCGCGATCTGGGAGAATTCGTGCTTCAGAAGCTGATGGAGATCGAGGCGGAGGAGCGTTGCGGCGCTGGCCGCTATGATCGTTCGGACGAAAGGAGCAACTATCGGAACGGGTATCGGGATCGTCTCCTGGAAACCCGGCTGGGAACCATGGAGTTGAAGGTCCCGAAGTTGCGCAAGGGCAGCTACTATCCGTCCTTCCTTGAGCCCCGCAAGACGACGGAAAAGGCATTGGTGGCCGTGGTGCAGGAAGCCTATGTTCAAGGCGTATCCACCCGGCGGGTTGACGAACTGGTCCAGGCCATGGGTATGAGCGGCATCTCCAAGAGCCAGGTTTCCAGGCTGTGCGCCGAGATCGATGAGCGCGTCCGATCCTTCCTGGACAGGCCCCTGGCGGGAGAATGGCCTTTCCTCTGGCTGGACGCCACTTGGCTCAAGGTGCGACGGGCGGGGCGCATCATCTCCGTGGCCGCAACCATCGCCGTAGCCGTGAACAGTCAGGGACAGCGAGAAATCATCGGTCTCAAGGTCGGTCTGTCCGAGGCGGAACTTTTCTGGACCGACTTCCTGCGCAGTCTGGTAGGCAGGGGGCTGACAGGTGTTCGGCTGGTCGTCTCCGATGCCCATGGCGGCCTGAAGGCGGCTATCGGAAAGGTCCTGGGAGCCACATGGCAGCGATGCCGGGTCCACTTCATGCGCAACATCCTGGCCTGTGCTCCCAAGAGCCATGCCGACATGGTGGCCGCCGCCGTCCGCACCGCCTTCGCCCAGGAGGACATGGAGTCCGCCAGACGTCAGTGGCGCTCTGTGGCTGATTCCTTGCGGGGGAAGTTCAAGGAGGCGGCCAGGACCATGGACGAGGCCGAAGATGACGTCCTGGCCTTCATGGGCTTCCCCAGGAAACTGCGTCGCCAGATCCATTCCACCAACACCATTGAACGGCTCAACCGGGAGATCAAACGCCGCACCGACGTGGTGGGCATCTTCCCCAATGAGGAGGCCATCATCCGACTCACGGGAGCTGTCCTCATGGAGATCAACGACGACTGGACCGTCTCCAGACGCTACCTGAGCCTGGAGGCCATCAAGGAATCCATGAACGAAAACGGTGACGCAATGACCATGCTTGAAGCTGCTTGA
- a CDS encoding recombinase zinc beta ribbon domain-containing protein, translated as MGKNGKPMDKGYLYRILANRLYLGEIVLGAEVFPGEHQAIIDRETWEGVRETLASNTPRRNDNRVQSPALLKGIVRCRHCDRAMSPTFTRKAGRMYRYYTCQNACKNGHDACPQRTVAAGEIEAVVIGQVRTMLRSPEMVVKTWQANEEVSERDVAEALRRLDPVWEELFPVEQQRLVHLLIARVEVEKGGVKVHLRAEGLDTLARELNDLWNQKEEVAA; from the coding sequence GTGGGCAAGAACGGCAAACCCATGGACAAGGGCTACCTCTACCGCATCCTGGCCAACCGCCTCTACCTGGGGGAAATCGTCCTGGGAGCCGAGGTCTTTCCCGGAGAGCACCAAGCGATCATCGACCGGGAGACCTGGGAGGGCGTCCGCGAAACCCTCGCCTCCAACACCCCCCGCCGGAACGACAACCGGGTGCAGTCCCCGGCCCTGCTCAAGGGGATCGTCCGTTGCCGCCACTGCGACCGGGCCATGAGCCCCACCTTCACCCGCAAAGCGGGCCGGATGTACCGCTATTACACCTGCCAGAACGCCTGCAAGAACGGCCACGACGCCTGTCCCCAGCGCACCGTGGCCGCCGGAGAGATCGAGGCGGTGGTGATCGGGCAGGTGCGCACCATGCTGCGGTCGCCGGAGATGGTGGTGAAGACCTGGCAGGCCAACGAGGAGGTTTCCGAACGGGACGTGGCCGAGGCCCTGCGGCGGCTCGACCCGGTGTGGGAGGAACTCTTCCCGGTGGAGCAACAGCGGCTGGTACACCTGCTCATCGCCCGGGTGGAGGTGGAAAAGGGCGGGGTGAAGGTGCATCTGCGCGCCGAGGGACTCGATACTCTGGCCCGTGAACTGAACGATCTCTGGAACCAGAAAGAGGAGGTGGCGGCATGA
- a CDS encoding DUF1156 domain-containing protein, whose amino-acid sequence MTIESTFDISLIASLALKEKQIQQNYRPIIAVHKWFARRPGTLFRGLLLAEFGDRPLAETFFRANDFSGKTVADPFMGGGTPLIEANRVGCDVIGCDINPMSFWIVREEIEHLDLAAYRIAADGLMADLEREVGGLYNTDCPLYGERDVPVKYFLWVKVLDCERCGGTFDLFPGYLLAENKRHPRNVLVCPGCGDLNEVVDLRNPGRCGGCGSGLRNVGPAKRGQCSCPHCGHANSYPRPGAEPPGHRLFAIEYHNPHQKERHRGRFFKKPDAKDLEKAKLATSRWQETTPRFVPEDIIPAGDETGRLHRWGYGRYRDMFNERQLLGLELSCRLIAGIADERVRRALATNLSDLLRYQNMLCRYDTMALKSLDIFSVHGFPVGLVQCESNLLGTLNGHGVNVGSGGWANIVEKFLKAKRYCSAPFEVDHRNGRKTTIPIQGEWIGERNNGARPRRVELHRASSTDMTLPTATLDAVLTDPPYFGNVQYGELMDFCHAWLRQLADSGCVGFDQKTALSPQELTGNVSQGRGFEYFTEGLSAVYRRMAQALKPGAPLAFTYHHNRIEAYHAVGVAILDAGLTCTASLPCPAEMGGSIHIHGTGSSIVDTVFVCRANGQTNATLLFGEIDVLLPIVIRELIQLRKAGLKPSAGDVRCIVFGHLTRMAIWRLRHTWNPNLTTPERLAILAQTVNGFGDSQEAIKRIVAGIAAPVCEEEPTAGLFAWRETHAVPL is encoded by the coding sequence ATGACCATCGAATCGACCTTCGATATCTCCTTGATCGCTTCCCTGGCATTGAAAGAGAAGCAGATTCAGCAAAACTACCGACCGATCATCGCCGTGCATAAGTGGTTTGCCCGCCGTCCTGGCACGCTATTCCGGGGGTTGTTGCTGGCAGAGTTTGGGGATCGCCCTCTGGCAGAGACGTTCTTCCGTGCCAACGATTTTTCAGGAAAGACCGTAGCTGACCCCTTCATGGGAGGCGGTACGCCATTGATCGAGGCCAACCGCGTCGGCTGTGACGTGATCGGTTGCGACATCAACCCCATGTCCTTTTGGATTGTCCGGGAAGAGATTGAGCATCTCGACCTTGCCGCTTACCGAATTGCCGCCGATGGTCTGATGGCCGATTTGGAACGCGAGGTTGGGGGACTGTACAACACCGACTGTCCTTTGTACGGAGAGCGCGATGTACCCGTGAAGTACTTCCTCTGGGTCAAGGTTCTTGACTGCGAACGGTGTGGCGGCACCTTCGACCTGTTCCCCGGCTACCTGCTGGCCGAGAACAAGCGACACCCTCGCAATGTTTTGGTCTGCCCTGGTTGCGGCGACTTGAACGAGGTGGTAGACCTCCGAAACCCCGGAAGATGCGGTGGGTGCGGAAGCGGACTGCGCAACGTCGGGCCTGCCAAACGCGGTCAGTGTTCCTGCCCTCATTGCGGTCATGCCAACAGCTACCCCAGACCGGGAGCGGAACCACCCGGACATCGGCTTTTCGCCATTGAATACCACAATCCCCACCAAAAAGAACGCCACCGGGGACGTTTCTTCAAAAAGCCGGACGCCAAGGATCTGGAGAAAGCCAAGCTGGCCACATCCCGTTGGCAGGAGACAACCCCCAGATTTGTTCCCGAGGATATCATTCCCGCTGGAGACGAAACTGGTCGCTTGCACCGGTGGGGGTACGGACGCTATCGGGACATGTTCAACGAGCGCCAACTCCTGGGCTTGGAACTGAGCTGCCGCCTCATTGCCGGAATCGCCGACGAACGGGTACGACGCGCCCTGGCAACCAACCTCTCCGATCTGCTCCGTTACCAGAACATGTTGTGCCGATACGACACAATGGCATTAAAGTCATTGGATATTTTCTCTGTCCACGGTTTTCCGGTGGGTCTGGTGCAGTGCGAATCCAATCTGCTCGGCACCCTCAACGGCCACGGTGTGAACGTGGGCTCAGGAGGGTGGGCAAACATCGTGGAGAAATTCCTGAAGGCCAAACGTTATTGCAGCGCACCCTTCGAGGTGGACCACAGGAACGGACGCAAGACCACCATCCCGATCCAGGGAGAGTGGATAGGCGAGCGCAACAACGGTGCTCGCCCACGCAGGGTGGAACTCCACCGTGCATCCTCGACAGATATGACGCTACCCACCGCCACTCTGGACGCAGTACTCACCGATCCGCCTTACTTCGGCAATGTCCAGTATGGGGAACTGATGGATTTCTGCCATGCTTGGCTGCGGCAGTTGGCCGACAGCGGATGTGTGGGGTTCGACCAGAAGACGGCGCTATCACCGCAGGAACTGACCGGCAATGTTTCCCAGGGACGAGGGTTTGAGTATTTCACCGAAGGGCTGTCCGCAGTTTACCGGCGCATGGCACAGGCGTTGAAACCTGGTGCGCCTCTGGCCTTCACTTACCATCACAACCGGATCGAGGCCTACCACGCGGTGGGGGTTGCCATCCTGGACGCTGGATTGACCTGCACCGCATCCCTGCCATGTCCGGCTGAAATGGGGGGATCGATCCACATCCACGGAACTGGCTCGTCCATCGTCGATACGGTGTTTGTTTGCCGGGCCAATGGCCAAACCAACGCAACGCTCCTGTTCGGTGAGATTGACGTTCTTCTGCCCATTGTGATCAGGGAGTTGATTCAGCTACGCAAAGCGGGACTGAAGCCATCCGCCGGGGATGTCCGTTGCATCGTATTTGGTCATCTTACCCGTATGGCCATCTGGCGGTTGCGGCACACATGGAATCCCAACCTGACGACGCCGGAGAGGCTAGCGATCCTGGCCCAAACAGTGAATGGTTTCGGGGATAGCCAGGAAGCCATTAAACGGATTGTTGCTGGCATCGCTGCACCCGTTTGCGAAGAGGAACCGACGGCAGGACTGTTTGCCTGGAGGGAAACCCATGCCGTTCCCCTTTGA
- a CDS encoding transposase — translation MASSFVFLLWTMMAHFFSPRHNAEIRFLKAQIRILQARVTTNRIAPTPEEKSELLRIGAECDHNVADLMEIVKPATYRRWVSQSTKDQPIKPLGRPRPTQELRDAAILMAKENILWGYRRIAGELKRLGRYAGATTVKRIFREANIHPTPEKEKKKPPLPWLTFLKAHLESVVACDFFTKDVFTPMGKMTAYAMVFIHLGSRRVHCSAPTYSPDSAWVTQQARNALMWCDEQGVRPRFLIRDADTKFSGPFNEVWKSEGGRVIQIPNGAPQANAYCESFIGTLKRECLDFFVCFSNSQLAYILKTWVRHYNTERPHSGEGIGNNVLCPDFRPHVSGPIRC, via the coding sequence ATGGCGAGTTCGTTCGTGTTCCTCCTGTGGACCATGATGGCCCACTTCTTCAGTCCCCGGCACAACGCCGAGATCCGGTTCCTCAAGGCCCAGATCCGCATCCTTCAGGCGCGGGTGACGACCAACCGGATCGCTCCGACGCCGGAGGAAAAATCAGAACTTCTCCGCATCGGTGCCGAATGCGACCACAATGTGGCCGACCTGATGGAGATCGTCAAGCCCGCCACCTACCGGCGTTGGGTCAGCCAGTCCACCAAGGATCAGCCCATCAAGCCGCTCGGACGCCCCCGGCCGACCCAGGAACTGCGGGACGCCGCCATACTCATGGCCAAGGAAAACATCCTCTGGGGCTACCGACGCATTGCCGGAGAACTCAAGAGGCTGGGGCGGTATGCCGGAGCCACCACGGTCAAGCGGATTTTTCGGGAAGCCAACATCCACCCAACCCCCGAGAAGGAGAAGAAGAAACCGCCCCTGCCTTGGCTGACTTTCCTCAAGGCCCACCTGGAATCCGTCGTGGCCTGCGATTTCTTTACCAAGGACGTCTTCACCCCCATGGGCAAGATGACGGCCTACGCCATGGTCTTCATCCACCTGGGCAGCAGGCGGGTCCATTGCAGCGCGCCGACCTATTCCCCCGACAGCGCCTGGGTGACCCAGCAAGCCCGCAACGCCCTGATGTGGTGCGACGAGCAAGGCGTCAGGCCCCGATTTCTGATCCGCGACGCCGACACCAAATTCTCTGGCCCCTTCAACGAGGTCTGGAAATCAGAAGGGGGCCGGGTTATCCAGATTCCCAATGGGGCACCCCAAGCCAACGCATACTGCGAGTCCTTCATCGGCACCCTGAAGCGGGAGTGCCTGGATTTCTTCGTCTGCTTCAGCAATTCCCAGCTCGCCTACATTTTGAAGACCTGGGTTCGTCATTATAACACCGAGCGACCGCATTCCGGCGAAGGGATCGGGAACAACGTCCTTTGTCCAGACTTCCGGCCCCATGTGTCCGGGCCAATCCGATGTTGA
- a CDS encoding pyridoxal phosphate-dependent aminotransferase → MPLDVAEFDCRVSEHIVNAIAQKARSSDLGYFPGNERTKLREILQKQYQEIGINFDIANLQFVGGLLFAISEIVRLLDRSKKKIIVLGPAYPGLCNAIVSGGGVPEVVNLCCTADGVSIDVDAVEAACDGTQGAVLMTFPHVPTGSIFSKQEAIDLASLATRAGMKIVIDCIYRPLLDLSEMDFLKSIFENSNDVVLAESVTKSWAVSSIRGAWLAFSNYKTGDIFRDFSHPRVCPPTALFECVASACLTSGLDWLAEARVAIRENMLVAKKRFANVLSSDSFYCFGSTPFIWVNLRELGFPPYRSCFNALRRAKVSLDDGSGYGSEWEGFGRINVACDPDVLSEAIDRLLHYKGC, encoded by the coding sequence TTGCCCCTTGATGTTGCAGAATTTGACTGCAGAGTCTCGGAGCACATTGTAAACGCAATTGCACAGAAAGCCAGATCTAGCGATCTTGGATATTTTCCAGGCAATGAGAGGACAAAACTACGTGAGATTCTGCAGAAGCAATACCAAGAAATAGGCATTAATTTTGATATAGCAAATCTGCAGTTCGTTGGTGGGCTGCTATTTGCTATAAGCGAGATAGTTCGACTTCTTGACCGTAGCAAAAAAAAGATAATCGTTCTTGGTCCGGCATACCCAGGTCTGTGTAACGCCATTGTTTCTGGCGGTGGAGTGCCTGAAGTTGTTAACTTGTGCTGTACCGCCGATGGTGTGTCAATTGATGTTGATGCAGTTGAAGCGGCGTGCGATGGGACGCAAGGAGCGGTGCTGATGACGTTTCCACATGTGCCCACTGGATCAATTTTCAGCAAACAAGAAGCTATTGATTTAGCTAGTCTAGCAACTCGTGCGGGCATGAAAATTGTTATTGATTGTATATACAGACCGCTTCTAGACTTAAGTGAGATGGATTTTTTGAAGAGTATCTTTGAGAATTCTAATGATGTAGTTCTTGCAGAATCGGTGACTAAGTCATGGGCAGTTTCTTCTATACGTGGTGCTTGGCTTGCTTTTTCGAATTACAAGACTGGTGATATATTTCGCGATTTTTCGCATCCTCGTGTTTGTCCTCCAACTGCTTTATTTGAGTGTGTTGCATCCGCCTGTCTCACAAGTGGGTTGGATTGGCTGGCAGAAGCTCGGGTTGCTATTCGCGAGAACATGTTGGTTGCGAAGAAACGGTTTGCAAATGTATTAAGTTCTGACTCTTTTTATTGCTTTGGTTCGACACCTTTTATTTGGGTGAATTTGAGGGAACTGGGTTTCCCACCATATCGATCATGCTTCAATGCCTTGCGGCGAGCCAAAGTTTCGTTGGACGATGGTTCGGGATACGGATCAGAGTGGGAAGGCTTTGGCCGGATAAATGTGGCTTGCGATCCAGATGTTTTGAGTGAAGCAATCGATCGATTGCTTCACTATAAGGGATGCTAA